CGCCTCGACCATGCGGTCGCGCTGGGTCGCGGGCTCGATGCCCATGGCGAAGGCGTCGGACGGCAGCAGGCCGGGGCCGACGCCGAGCATGAAGCGGCCGCGCGTCTGGTGGTCGAGCTGGATGACGCGGTTCGCGGTCATCAGGGGGTTGTGATAGGGCAGCGAGATCACGCCGGAGCCCAGCATGATGCGCCTGGTGCGCTCCGCCGCGGCGGCGATGAAGACTTCGGGGCTGGCGATGATCTCAAAGCCGGCGGAGTGATGCTCGCCGATCCAGGCTTCTTCATAGCCGAGGCGATCAAGATGTTCGATCAGTTCGAGATCGCGCTGGATGCAGAGCGTCGGATCCTCGTCGACCGGATGAAAAGGCGCGAGAAAGATTCCGTTCTTGAGCTTGATCGCCATGACTCTTCCTTCCGATTGTTCTGATGCGACTATGCCATAGCGCATGGCACGCGCCCAACCTTACGCACCGTCACGAAGAGTAGGATTCACGCGGAGGCGCGGAGCCGCGGAGAGCGGGCTCCGCTCCGCGTTCTCCGCGGCTCCGCGTGAGATTCTTCTGCGCGCGGACGCGCGCGATCAAAGCGGTGGCGGCGTAAAGCCGCCGAGCTCATCTTCGATGGCGGCTGCGAAGTCGAACAGGCGATCCTCGCCGTGCCACGGGCCGACAATCTGCACGCCGACCGGCAGGCCCCGCGCGGTCTGCCCGGCCGGCACCGCGAGCGCCGGCGCGTGCAGCGCAGAGGCGGGCGATATCCAGTTGAGCATGGCGCGATAGGGCACCGCTACGCCGTCGACGTCGAGGACGCGTTCGTTGAACCCCGGCTCCTGCTGGTGCGCGAAGGGCGGCACCATGCCGATGGGCATGACGATGGCGTCATAGCGTTCGAAGAAGTCCGCGAGCTTGTCCTTCAGCGCCTGGCGGCGCACCAGCGCCGCGACGTGTTCGCGATAGGTCGGCACGGCGAGCAAGCGGGACAAGGCGATCTCGGCGCCCGCACCGCCGGCGGCGATCAGCGTCAGGTCCGCCTCGCGCATTGCCTCGAAGGATTTCAGGAGCGCGTCGGGATATTCCGATGCCACGATCGGTACCAGGAGCGCGAGATAGGTCTCCATCAGCGCCTGGCCGTCGATGTCGGGCTTGGCGCGCTCGACCTGCGCGCCGGCTTTTTCCAGCGCGGCGGCGGCGCGGGCCACGCCGTCGCGCACATCGCGCGCCAGCGGCCAGGAGGCTTCTTCGTCCCACACCGCGACCAGCGCGCCTTTCACATCGCGGCGCGGTTGCTCGGGCGTTCCGTGCAGCACGCTCCACAGCAGCTTGAGATCATCGGCATTGCGCGCCATCGGGCCGTAGACGCCGATGTCGCATTCGTAATAGGCGCCGGGGCTCGGCGGTACGTGGCCTCGCCCGTCGAGCGCGCGCCAGGTCGGCTTCAACGCGGTGACGCCGCAATAATTCGCCGGATGGCGCAGCGAGCCGCCGATGTCCGAACCGATCTCCAGCGGCGTCACGCCGGTGGCGAGCGCCGCGCCGGCGCCGCCCGACGAGCCGCCGGGGACTTTCGTCACGTCATAGGGATTGTTCGTGGTGCCGTGCAGGACGTTGAAGGTCTGGTAGTCGCCGAGCATGAAGGGCACGTTGGTCTTGCCCCAGATCACCGCGCCCTGCTTGCGCGCGGCGGCGACCACCGTCGCGTCGGCGCAATCCTTGGCGCGGTCCTTGAAGGCGGGATTGCCGGACGTGGCCGGCATGTTCTGCACGTCGAAGCCGTCCTTGATCGTCATCGGCAGGCCGGCGAGCGCGCCGAGCGCCGCGCCCTTGGCGCGCGCGTCGTCGATCGCGGCGGCGTCTTTCCGCGCGCGCGCGATATCGGTTGCGATGACGGCGTTGATCGTCGGCGCGATGGCGTCGTTGCGCGCCAGATGCGCGTCCAGCAATTCGCGGGCCGAGACCTTCTTCGCCTTAAGATCGGCGAGCATCGACCGTGCCGTAGCGTAAGTGTCCACCGCTGCGCCCTCCCGTTTGCCTCTCCCGGAACATGGCATAACGTGCCGCCGCTCGAAATGCTTTGGGGTCCCCATGCGCGCCGCCGTGTTCCAGGAAATCGCCAAGCCGCTGGTCGTGGAGAACATCGCCGATCCGGTGCCGGGGCCGCACGACATCATCCTGCGCGTAAGGACGTGCGGCATCTGCGGCTCGGACCTGCACATGACCGAGGCCGGCACGATCATGCCGCTGCCGGGCGGCGCGGTGATGGGACATGAATTCGCCGGCGAGGTGGTGGAGGTCGGCAAGGCGGTCACGCATCTGTGGAAAGCGGGCGAGCGCGTCGCGGGCTTTCCGGTGATCTGCTGCGGCGAGCATTCGCCGTGCCTGTCGCTGTCACTGAGCAGCGCCTGCCCGAAATTGATTCCCGTCGGGCTGGGCCACAGCCCCGGCGCCTATGCGGAATATGTGCGGATCGGCGCCAGCAGCGGCTACCGCCTGCCGGCGAATGTCTCGTTCCGCGAGGGCGCGATGGTGGAGCCCTTGGCGGTCGGCCTGCATGCCGTCGACATGGCGAAGCTGGAGCGCGGCGCGACCGTCCTGGTGATCGGCGCGGGACCGGTCGGGCTCGCGGTGATGCTGTGGGCGAAGTTCCTGGGCGCGCGCCATGTGATCGTGAGCGAGAAGGCGGATGTGCGGAAGAAGATGGCGGCGCGCTTCGGCGCCACCGACGCGATCGATCCGGACCTGCCGCTGACGCCGCAGGTGCAGAAGATCGCCGGCAAGGCGCCGGACGTGATCTTCGAATGCGTCGGCGCGCCGGGCCTTCTGATGAACGCGATGGCGGAAGCCCCGCGCGGCGGGCGCATCCTGGTCGCCGGCGTGTGCCAGAAGCCCGACACGATCATGCCGCTGATCGGCATCGTGAAGGAGATCGCGATCCAGTTCGTGCTCGGCTATCGCGCGGCGGATTTCGACTATGTCATCGCGATGATCGCGTCCGACCGCGTCGACGTCGAACACATGATCACCGACATCGTCGATCTCGACGCCCTGCCGGCCGCCTTCGAGGCGCTGCGCAAACCGTCGCATCAGTGCAAGGTGATGCTGGAGAACTGAGGTCGCCGTTATATCGGACCGCGATACGCGGGACGTTCGGTCGCAGCACCTTCCGCAACGGAACTGTTACAAGCCCGGCCGCGATTCGCTGCTTGCGGGAATCGCCACTCCCAAGAACCTCTGGAGCGGACACGCGGGAACGCGCGTCCAAAAGGCCGTATGAGCAAGGAAGAAGACCGATTCGTTGACAGCGTTATCAGCGAGAGGCTGCGCGCGGTCCATGGCGTGTGGACGGAACTGGCGGCGGGACGCCTCGGTCCCAAGCGCGCCGAACTGACGCCCGCCAAGCTGCGCCGCGCCACGGCCTGGGCGTTCACCGTCGAGGTGATCGATGGCGGCACGGATTTCCGCGTCGGCTTTCGCGGCGACAAGGTGACCCAGTTCATGGGCGAACCCTGTACGGCGCAAAGCCTTGCGAGCCTGCGCGGCATTGCCTTCTTCGACATCGCGGAGGCGTTGTTCCGGGCCTGCGTCGAGAGCCGCAAGCCGCTGGTCAGCGCACCCCGGCGGACGCAATACAAGGGCAAGGAGCATCTCGAACGCGAAGTGCTGCTGCTGCCCCTGTCGGAAGACGGCGTCACCGTCACCGGGCTTCTCGGCGCGTTCGACACCTGGCAGCTCGGCACCCATTCGCGCGCGGCGGCGACGGCGGCCGCGGCGGATTGAATCTGCTAGGGTGACCGGCGGACTATCGGGACGGGCGGCCATGCCGGCGCACTACGACTACCTGACCTTCACGCTCGCGCGCGGGCGCCAGGCCTGGACCGATTTCGCCGCGCATATCCGTAGCATCGCGGCGCCCGCGATCGCGGCCGCCGGCGGCGAGGTGCTGGGGCTGTTCCAGGGACAACTCGGCTTCGCCTCGAACGAAGCGGCGATCCTGTTGCGGTGGCCGAACGCCCTGCGCGACCGGCTGCGCGAGCTCGATACCGCGCCCGGCGCCGTCGCGATATATCCGCAGAAGCTGACACCGACGGTGCGGCCGGCCGACGACAAGCGGCTCAGGAGCGGCGGCATTTATGTGCATCGCTGGTTCACCGTCGATGCCGACAGCGTGGCGGATTTCGTGGCGCTGTCGAACCGCGCCTGGGAGAATTTCGAAGGCAGCTACGACACCGAGATCTTCGGCCTCTTCATCGCCGAGACGACGGCCGAGGACGTCCGCGACGGCGCCGGAAGGCTGCTCCTGCTGACCTATTATGCGAGCCATGGCGTGTGGGAGAACTCGCGCGACCAGACGCGCGATCCGGCCGGTCTGTTCGCCAAGCGGCATGAACTGACGCGCTCGACCATCGGGCGCAGTTCGCTTGCCGTGCCGCTGACGCAAACCTAGGGAATTGATCCCGCACGGGAATTTCCGGCGTGGCCGAGATTTCGTGACGTCAACGTCACCTTAAGCCTTGCCTACGCCCCCGCGTCTCTCTTAGATGCACGCCTTCAGACAAGGGAGGACGATATGTCCGTCGATGGCAAGTGGAACATCACGATCAATTCACCGATGGGCGCGCAGAAGGCGACGCTCGATCTCAAGGCCGACGGCGCCACGCTGACCGGCACCCAGGCCGCCGCGCAGGGCTCCATGGCCATCGCGAATGGCAAGGCCGACGGCAACAATATCTCCTGGGCCGTCTCGATCACCTCGCCGATGCCGATGACGCTGGAATTCAGCGGCAAGGTCGAGGGCGACAGCCTCTCCGGCAATGTGAAGGCGGGGGCGTTCGGCTCCTTCCCGTTCTCGGGCGGCCGCGCTTAAGCCGCGCCACGATACGGAATCGGGGCGGCGCCGCGATGCGCCGCCCTTTTTCTTTTTACGCGTTACCATCGGGCGCGTCTCGCAGAGGATCGTCGCCTTGCGCATTCCCATCCATCGCGAAGGCTGGCCGTTCATCGCGATCTTCGCGGTCGCGAATTTGCTGATCTATCTGTTCTCGCACGGCGCGGCCCTGCTGTTCGCGCCGCTGACGCTGTGGTGCATCGCGTTCTTCCGCGATCCGGAGCGCACGCCGCCGCCGGGCGAGACGCGCATCGTCAGCCCCGCCGACGGCAAGCTGCTGCCGACCGTCGAGGCCGTGCCGCCCGAGGAACTGGGGCTGGGCCCGGAGCCGCGCCGACGCCTGTCGATCTTCATGAATGTCTTCAACGTGCATGTGAACCGCATGCCGGTCAGCGGCACGGTGGTGGCGCTCGCCTATCGCCCGGGCCGGTTCTTCAACGCCTCCTTCGACAAGGCCAGCGTGCACAATGAGCGCATGTCGGCGCGGGTGCGGCCGGCGGGCGCAACCGATCCGGGCCAGGACCTTGCCGTGGTGCAGATCGCCGGCCTCGTGGCGCGGCGCATCGTCTGCGACATCAAGGACGGCGACGCCGTCCGGCGGGGCGCGCGCTATGGCATGATCCGCTTCGGCAGCCGGTTGGATGTCTATTTACCCCCTTCGGCTAAGATCGTGGTACAAGACGGTTCTGTGACAAAGGCCGGCGAGACCGTGCTCGCGGAACTACAAGGGTAGGTAACCCATTGGCGTATCGTAGAATCGATCCAAGGCGCATGGCCGAAAGGCTCGAAGAGCTTTCCGTCGGCCGCGTCGTGCCGAGCGTGCTCACCCTGCTCGGCCTGTGCAGCGGCATCACCGCCATCAAATTCGCCATCGAGGCCGATTGGGGCGCCGCGGTCATCGCCATCATCTTCGCGATGGTGTTCGACATGCTGGACGGCCGCGCGGCGCGCTTCCTCGGCGCCGATACGCGGTTCGGGGCGCAGCTCGATTCGCTGGCCGATCTCGTCAGCTTCGGTGTGGCGCCCGGCGTGCTCATTTATATGTGGAGCCTGGAGCGCATGGGCAATGCGGGCTGGATCGCGGCGCTGATCTTCTGCGTCTGCTCCGCCATCCGCCTGGCGCGGTTCAACGTGCAGAGCGTGCGCGACGAAGGCGCCACCTCGCACAATCCCTATTTCACCGGCCTGCCGACCCCGGCGGCCGCCGGCCTCGTCATGCTGCCGATGCTTTTGAGCTTCCAGGGCGGCGGCGACATCTTCCGCACCCCGATCGTCAGCGGCGTGATGATCGCGCTCTCCGCCAGCCTGATGGTGAGCCGGCTGCCGACGCCGTCGATCAAGTATATGCGGCCGGCGCCCCGCCACCGCGTGCTGCTCTGGGGCTTTGTCGGCCTTCTGGCCGGGTTCATGTTCACCTGGCCCTGGGTGACGGCGACGGTCGGCATGGCGATCTATCTGGCGTCGATCCCGCTCGGCATCGCGATGCAGGCGCGCCGCGCGCGCACCCATCCGGGCGAATGAGCCTCAGCTCTGCGAGGACAGGATCTCGTCGAGCTTGATGCCCTGCCGCTGCAGCATCGCCATCAGAATCTCGTTCTGACGCTCGAGGTGATGCAGGATCACCTCGACCTCGGCCTCCGCCTTGATGTTCACCTCCAGATCGTGCTCGGCGCGCGCCTCGGAGGCGCGGCCCTGGATGTTCTGGCCGATCATCAGAAGCGGCATGAGCATGATCTGGACCAGGTTCGAGATGAACAGCCAGAACACGAAGCCCATCGGCGGATCGAATTGCAGCGAGGCCGGTGCGAGAAAGTTCCAGCCGAGCCACAGCACGGTCCACACGACGATCAGCAGGAAGAACGTCATGGTGCCGACATGGTCGGTGATCCACAGCGCGACCTTCTCCATCTGACCCATCTGGGCCTTGATGCCGGCATAGGTGTTGCGCAGCGGGTGCTTGGCCCGCAGTTCGGCAAGTTTGGCGAGTGCCGCTGACGCCATGATGATTCCCCCAATGAAAGAA
Above is a window of Rhizomicrobium sp. DNA encoding:
- a CDS encoding amidase family protein codes for the protein MLADLKAKKVSARELLDAHLARNDAIAPTINAVIATDIARARKDAAAIDDARAKGAALGALAGLPMTIKDGFDVQNMPATSGNPAFKDRAKDCADATVVAAARKQGAVIWGKTNVPFMLGDYQTFNVLHGTTNNPYDVTKVPGGSSGGAGAALATGVTPLEIGSDIGGSLRHPANYCGVTALKPTWRALDGRGHVPPSPGAYYECDIGVYGPMARNADDLKLLWSVLHGTPEQPRRDVKGALVAVWDEEASWPLARDVRDGVARAAAALEKAGAQVERAKPDIDGQALMETYLALLVPIVASEYPDALLKSFEAMREADLTLIAAGGAGAEIALSRLLAVPTYREHVAALVRRQALKDKLADFFERYDAIVMPIGMVPPFAHQQEPGFNERVLDVDGVAVPYRAMLNWISPASALHAPALAVPAGQTARGLPVGVQIVGPWHGEDRLFDFAAAIEDELGGFTPPPL
- a CDS encoding alcohol dehydrogenase catalytic domain-containing protein, with amino-acid sequence MRAAVFQEIAKPLVVENIADPVPGPHDIILRVRTCGICGSDLHMTEAGTIMPLPGGAVMGHEFAGEVVEVGKAVTHLWKAGERVAGFPVICCGEHSPCLSLSLSSACPKLIPVGLGHSPGAYAEYVRIGASSGYRLPANVSFREGAMVEPLAVGLHAVDMAKLERGATVLVIGAGPVGLAVMLWAKFLGARHVIVSEKADVRKKMAARFGATDAIDPDLPLTPQVQKIAGKAPDVIFECVGAPGLLMNAMAEAPRGGRILVAGVCQKPDTIMPLIGIVKEIAIQFVLGYRAADFDYVIAMIASDRVDVEHMITDIVDLDALPAAFEALRKPSHQCKVMLEN
- a CDS encoding PAS domain-containing protein yields the protein MSKEEDRFVDSVISERLRAVHGVWTELAAGRLGPKRAELTPAKLRRATAWAFTVEVIDGGTDFRVGFRGDKVTQFMGEPCTAQSLASLRGIAFFDIAEALFRACVESRKPLVSAPRRTQYKGKEHLEREVLLLPLSEDGVTVTGLLGAFDTWQLGTHSRAAATAAAAD
- a CDS encoding phosphatidylserine decarboxylase; the protein is MVALRIPIHREGWPFIAIFAVANLLIYLFSHGAALLFAPLTLWCIAFFRDPERTPPPGETRIVSPADGKLLPTVEAVPPEELGLGPEPRRRLSIFMNVFNVHVNRMPVSGTVVALAYRPGRFFNASFDKASVHNERMSARVRPAGATDPGQDLAVVQIAGLVARRIVCDIKDGDAVRRGARYGMIRFGSRLDVYLPPSAKIVVQDGSVTKAGETVLAELQG
- the pssA gene encoding CDP-diacylglycerol--serine O-phosphatidyltransferase; protein product: MAERLEELSVGRVVPSVLTLLGLCSGITAIKFAIEADWGAAVIAIIFAMVFDMLDGRAARFLGADTRFGAQLDSLADLVSFGVAPGVLIYMWSLERMGNAGWIAALIFCVCSAIRLARFNVQSVRDEGATSHNPYFTGLPTPAAAGLVMLPMLLSFQGGGDIFRTPIVSGVMIALSASLMVSRLPTPSIKYMRPAPRHRVLLWGFVGLLAGFMFTWPWVTATVGMAIYLASIPLGIAMQARRARTHPGE
- a CDS encoding DUF1003 domain-containing protein is translated as MASAALAKLAELRAKHPLRNTYAGIKAQMGQMEKVALWITDHVGTMTFFLLIVVWTVLWLGWNFLAPASLQFDPPMGFVFWLFISNLVQIMLMPLLMIGQNIQGRASEARAEHDLEVNIKAEAEVEVILHHLERQNEILMAMLQRQGIKLDEILSSQS